A genomic region of Thunnus albacares chromosome 4, fThuAlb1.1, whole genome shotgun sequence contains the following coding sequences:
- the LOC122980907 gene encoding retinoic acid receptor gamma-like isoform X1 produces MATNREHQVRHMTGFPRAMYPFTFNSMRSHSPFDLLASSNLFGRFGADLPKEMAALSVETQSTSSEEMVPSSPSPPPPPRVYKPCFVCQDKSSGYHYGVSSCEGCKGFFRRSIQKNMVYTCHRDKNCQINKVTRNRCQYCRLQKCFEVGMSKEAVRNDRNKKKKDVKEEVVLPENYELSGELEELVNKVSKAHQETFPSLCQLGKYTTNSSADHRVQLDLGLWDKFSELSTKCIIKIVEFAKRLPGFTTLTIADQITLLKSACLDILMLRICTRYTPEQDTMTFSDGLTLNRTQMHNAGFGPLTDLVFAFAGQLLPLEMDDTETGLLSAICLICGDRMDLEEPQKVDKLQEPLLEALKIYTRRRRPNKPHMFPRMLMKVTDLRGISTKGAERAITLKTEIPGPMPPLIREMLENPEAFEDSSDSGDSAAAAAPPAIQAIKQEEKATYESTVEEEEEEEDDDYWDEEKERGADSDGEVCGEASASAAVQKKGVTGKTQ; encoded by the exons atggcaaccaatAGGGAGCACCAAGTGCGTCACATGACTGGCTTCCCCCGTGCTATGTACCCGTTCACCTTTAACTCCATGCGGAGCCACTCCCCCTTTGACCTGCTGGCCAGCAGCAACCTCTTCGGTCGGTTTGGGGCAGACCTTCCTAAAGAGATGGCTGCACTGT cggTGGAGACCCAGAGCACCAGCTCAGAAGAGATGGTGCCCAGCtccccatctcctcctcctcctcctcgtgtCTACAAGCCATGCTTCGTATGCCAGGACAAGTCATCCGGCTATCACTATGGAGTGAGCTCCTGCGAGGGCTGCAAG GGTTTTTTCCGGCGCAGTATCCAAAAGAACATGGTGTACACCTGCCACCGAGACAAGAACTGTCAAATCAACAAAGTGACCCGCAACCGCTGTCAGTACTGTAGGCTGCAGAAGTGCTTTGAGGTTGGCATGTCCAAAGAAG cAGTGCGTAATGAcaggaacaaaaagaagaaggatGTAAAGGAGGAGGTGGTGCTGCCAGAGAACTACGAGCTGAGCGGAGAACTGGAAGAGCTGGTGAACAAAGTCAGCAAAGCACACCAAGAGACGTTTCCATCTCTGTGCCAACTAGGAAAATACACCACA aATTCAAGTGCTGACCACAGAGTACAGCTGGACTTGGGCCTGTGGGATAAGTTCAGTGAGCTCTCCACTAAGTGCATTATAAAGATTGTGGAGTTTGCCAAGCGGCTACCAGGCTTCACTACGCTCACCATCGCTGACCAGATCACCCTCCTCAAATCTGCATGTCTGGACATCCTG ATGCTGAGGATATGCACTCGCTACACCCCAGAACAAGACACAATGACCTTCTCAGATGGCCTGACTCTCAACAGAACCCAGATGCATAACGCTGGCTTTGGCCCACTCACAGACCTGGTGTTTGCCTTCGCTGGTCAGCTGCTGCCTTTGGAGATGGACGACACAGAAACGGGCCTCCTCAGTGCCATCTGCCTCATCTGCGGAG ATCGTATGGACCTGGAAGAGCCCCAGAAGGTAGACAAGCTGCAGGAGCCTCTGCTAGAAGCTCTGAAGATTTACACCCGTCGCCGACGCCCAAACAAGCCTCACATGTTTCCCCGCATGCTGATGAAAGTCACAGACCTTAGAGGAATCAGCACCAAAG GTGCAGAAAGAGCCATCACACTAAAGACTGAGATCCCCGGCCCCATGCCTCCACTGATCAGGGAGATGCTAGAAAACCCAGAGGCCTTTGAGGACAGCAGTGACTCGGGGGACagtgccgccgccgccgctccTCCCGCCATTCAGGCCATCAAGCAAGAAGAGAAGGCCACATATGAGTCGACTGtcgaggaggaagaggaggaggaggacgacgaCTACTGGGATGAGGAGAAAGAGCGAGGGGCGGACAGTGATGGGGAGGTCTGTGGGGAGGCGTCTGCATCGGCGGCCGTGCAAAAGAAAGGTGTGACTGGGAAAACAcagtga
- the LOC122980907 gene encoding retinoic acid receptor gamma-A-like isoform X2, translating into MFDCMEALGLAPRPLFDVSGQGSCMLSKATPYFSGLDPFAWAGTGSIQSVETQSTSSEEMVPSSPSPPPPPRVYKPCFVCQDKSSGYHYGVSSCEGCKGFFRRSIQKNMVYTCHRDKNCQINKVTRNRCQYCRLQKCFEVGMSKEAVRNDRNKKKKDVKEEVVLPENYELSGELEELVNKVSKAHQETFPSLCQLGKYTTNSSADHRVQLDLGLWDKFSELSTKCIIKIVEFAKRLPGFTTLTIADQITLLKSACLDILMLRICTRYTPEQDTMTFSDGLTLNRTQMHNAGFGPLTDLVFAFAGQLLPLEMDDTETGLLSAICLICGDRMDLEEPQKVDKLQEPLLEALKIYTRRRRPNKPHMFPRMLMKVTDLRGISTKGAERAITLKTEIPGPMPPLIREMLENPEAFEDSSDSGDSAAAAAPPAIQAIKQEEKATYESTVEEEEEEEDDDYWDEEKERGADSDGEVCGEASASAAVQKKGVTGKTQ; encoded by the exons ATGTTTGACTGTATGGAGGCTCTGGGGCTGGCCCCGCGGCCCCTCTTTGATGTGTCTGGACAAGGCTCCTGCATGCTAAGCAAGGCCACCCCTTACTTCTCCGGCCTGGACCCCTTCGCCTGGGCCGGGACCGGCAGCATTCAGT cggTGGAGACCCAGAGCACCAGCTCAGAAGAGATGGTGCCCAGCtccccatctcctcctcctcctcctcgtgtCTACAAGCCATGCTTCGTATGCCAGGACAAGTCATCCGGCTATCACTATGGAGTGAGCTCCTGCGAGGGCTGCAAG GGTTTTTTCCGGCGCAGTATCCAAAAGAACATGGTGTACACCTGCCACCGAGACAAGAACTGTCAAATCAACAAAGTGACCCGCAACCGCTGTCAGTACTGTAGGCTGCAGAAGTGCTTTGAGGTTGGCATGTCCAAAGAAG cAGTGCGTAATGAcaggaacaaaaagaagaaggatGTAAAGGAGGAGGTGGTGCTGCCAGAGAACTACGAGCTGAGCGGAGAACTGGAAGAGCTGGTGAACAAAGTCAGCAAAGCACACCAAGAGACGTTTCCATCTCTGTGCCAACTAGGAAAATACACCACA aATTCAAGTGCTGACCACAGAGTACAGCTGGACTTGGGCCTGTGGGATAAGTTCAGTGAGCTCTCCACTAAGTGCATTATAAAGATTGTGGAGTTTGCCAAGCGGCTACCAGGCTTCACTACGCTCACCATCGCTGACCAGATCACCCTCCTCAAATCTGCATGTCTGGACATCCTG ATGCTGAGGATATGCACTCGCTACACCCCAGAACAAGACACAATGACCTTCTCAGATGGCCTGACTCTCAACAGAACCCAGATGCATAACGCTGGCTTTGGCCCACTCACAGACCTGGTGTTTGCCTTCGCTGGTCAGCTGCTGCCTTTGGAGATGGACGACACAGAAACGGGCCTCCTCAGTGCCATCTGCCTCATCTGCGGAG ATCGTATGGACCTGGAAGAGCCCCAGAAGGTAGACAAGCTGCAGGAGCCTCTGCTAGAAGCTCTGAAGATTTACACCCGTCGCCGACGCCCAAACAAGCCTCACATGTTTCCCCGCATGCTGATGAAAGTCACAGACCTTAGAGGAATCAGCACCAAAG GTGCAGAAAGAGCCATCACACTAAAGACTGAGATCCCCGGCCCCATGCCTCCACTGATCAGGGAGATGCTAGAAAACCCAGAGGCCTTTGAGGACAGCAGTGACTCGGGGGACagtgccgccgccgccgctccTCCCGCCATTCAGGCCATCAAGCAAGAAGAGAAGGCCACATATGAGTCGACTGtcgaggaggaagaggaggaggaggacgacgaCTACTGGGATGAGGAGAAAGAGCGAGGGGCGGACAGTGATGGGGAGGTCTGTGGGGAGGCGTCTGCATCGGCGGCCGTGCAAAAGAAAGGTGTGACTGGGAAAACAcagtga